In a single window of the Acinetobacter sp. CS-2 genome:
- a CDS encoding PAS domain-containing hybrid sensor histidine kinase/response regulator, which produces MNSWLIIGVLALYIALLFICAFFGEKHASRLSTRGRMFLFSLTLGVYCSSWTFYGATGAAVREGIIFLPIYLGPLIFVGVGYDIWRRLGRVRQHHAISSIADFVAARYGKSGPLASLVTILAVIAIIPYLALQLRAIALSAAVVLQQNTGIQSTTNSVLFLTGILAILAMLFGTRQIANTEQHGGLMLAVAFESFVKLFALLCVALFFVFDAPENLGQISTDVAETFKQVQLFGVPETFWVQTLLAALAIICLPRQFHVAVVELRDEKHIRGARRWFATYLILTTVAIIPIASWALHAAPHFLAIPDVAVLSLPLSYDQEWLTLLAFLGGFSASTGMLLVSSVALSIMLSNDLIMPALWRTGILSRHDKRLPLVLKFTRRVCILAVMLLGFLFFHFFNDIDQLSVFGLLAFSAVAQFAPALIGGLYWRGGSKQGVYAGLIAGFVMWAYTLLLPTVLRSLPAEYSHFSQQFLLAGPLGMDWLRPEALFGFQSFAPLTHGVTWALGLNIVLYVWVSRIFRPSIAEQIQAESFFYYETKPLPTHNASSEINYSHQDVARLKVGDLITLAKRITGEGPATHAFQQFCAQNNVILNENSNANGMWWRFTEQYLAGTIGAASARTLLTTAMVNNGLALGQVANILDQASQWQRFNQNLIMTMIDHMTQGVSVVDENMCLVAWNNQYLKLFDYPKDIVYVGCPIADLIRYNAERGECGPGSVEEHVRKRIHWMAMGSAHEFERIRKDGRVIQMRGNPIEGGGFVTTFADITAFRENEAVLEARVQDRTQQLADALSEQQLAREQADRANMSKSRFIAAASHDLLQPMHAARLFSTALEQSVQSDEDRKTLQQLDRALHGAESMLSALLDIARLEGGTIQPKRQPYPLHDLLSDLELQFKSIAAQRGIKFSVHDAQFWIDTDPQWIRRIIQNFVSNALRYTAKGKVVVGVLRSSEKPRHIRIGVWDTGPGIAEEQRIKLFQEFERCGHTSPWGEQGLGLGLAIVQRMTSLLDYPVHVYSEYGKGSCFMIEVPIVDAPKVVAAPVQATPLKSKAYKILCLDNDETILEGMTTLLTKWGYQVFKATEPEQALELIQQENIQVWLVDQHLNNNKIGLDFILANRQEQVPVALITADSDPELPQHLKDLNIVLLKKPLKPASLRSWLSGLKISGS; this is translated from the coding sequence ATGAATAGTTGGCTCATTATCGGCGTGCTCGCCCTTTATATCGCGTTACTCTTTATCTGTGCATTTTTTGGTGAAAAACACGCCAGTCGCCTAAGTACCCGCGGTCGCATGTTTCTCTTTAGTCTAACCTTAGGGGTATATTGCTCATCCTGGACATTCTACGGTGCAACCGGGGCTGCGGTGCGTGAAGGCATTATATTCCTGCCCATTTACCTTGGTCCCCTGATTTTTGTCGGTGTGGGTTATGATATCTGGCGCCGTTTGGGACGTGTGCGCCAGCATCATGCCATTTCTTCCATTGCAGATTTTGTGGCTGCACGTTATGGCAAAAGCGGCCCTCTGGCATCCTTGGTCACCATTCTGGCAGTCATCGCAATTATTCCCTATTTAGCCTTGCAGCTCAGAGCGATTGCCTTGAGTGCTGCTGTAGTGTTGCAACAGAATACCGGCATACAAAGCACCACCAATAGTGTGCTGTTTTTGACTGGAATTTTAGCCATTCTGGCCATGCTGTTCGGTACCCGACAAATTGCCAATACCGAACAGCATGGCGGTTTAATGCTGGCCGTGGCATTTGAGTCTTTTGTCAAACTGTTTGCCCTGCTGTGTGTGGCTCTGTTCTTTGTCTTTGATGCCCCCGAAAACCTGGGGCAAATTTCCACGGATGTCGCAGAAACCTTTAAACAGGTTCAGCTGTTTGGTGTTCCCGAAACGTTCTGGGTGCAAACCTTACTCGCAGCCTTGGCGATTATCTGCTTACCACGACAATTCCATGTCGCGGTGGTTGAACTGCGGGATGAAAAACATATTCGCGGTGCACGTCGCTGGTTTGCCACTTATCTGATTCTGACCACAGTGGCGATTATTCCAATTGCCAGCTGGGCCTTGCATGCTGCACCGCATTTTCTTGCGATTCCTGATGTCGCTGTACTGTCCTTGCCGCTCAGTTATGATCAGGAGTGGTTGACACTTTTGGCTTTCCTGGGGGGGTTTTCTGCTTCTACGGGAATGCTGCTGGTCTCTTCAGTCGCCTTGTCGATTATGCTTAGTAATGACCTGATTATGCCTGCCTTATGGCGTACCGGCATACTTTCGCGTCATGACAAACGTCTGCCTCTGGTGCTGAAATTTACCCGCCGGGTGTGTATTTTAGCGGTCATGTTGCTGGGTTTCCTGTTTTTCCATTTCTTTAATGACATCGACCAGCTTTCAGTATTTGGCTTGCTGGCCTTCAGTGCCGTGGCCCAATTTGCTCCAGCCTTGATTGGTGGTCTGTATTGGCGTGGTGGCAGTAAACAGGGCGTATATGCAGGTCTAATTGCCGGTTTTGTCATGTGGGCCTATACCTTGCTGTTGCCTACCGTACTGCGCAGCCTGCCTGCTGAATACAGCCATTTTAGCCAGCAGTTCTTGCTTGCAGGGCCTTTAGGCATGGACTGGTTACGCCCCGAAGCACTGTTTGGTTTTCAGTCTTTTGCTCCCCTCACCCATGGCGTGACCTGGGCATTGGGTCTGAATATCGTGCTGTATGTGTGGGTGTCACGAATTTTCCGTCCCAGTATTGCCGAGCAAATTCAGGCGGAAAGTTTCTTCTATTATGAAACCAAACCTTTGCCGACCCACAATGCCTCAAGTGAAATCAATTACTCTCACCAGGATGTTGCCCGCCTGAAAGTAGGCGATTTAATTACCTTGGCCAAAAGGATTACCGGTGAAGGACCGGCCACTCATGCCTTTCAGCAGTTCTGTGCTCAAAACAACGTAATCCTGAATGAAAACAGCAATGCCAATGGCATGTGGTGGCGTTTTACCGAACAGTATCTGGCCGGAACCATTGGTGCTGCTTCGGCGCGTACCCTACTCACCACAGCCATGGTGAATAATGGTCTGGCACTCGGTCAGGTCGCCAATATTCTGGATCAGGCCTCACAATGGCAACGCTTTAACCAGAACCTGATCATGACCATGATTGACCATATGACCCAGGGGGTCAGCGTGGTCGATGAAAATATGTGTCTGGTGGCCTGGAACAATCAATACCTTAAACTTTTTGATTATCCTAAAGATATTGTCTATGTCGGCTGTCCGATTGCCGACCTGATCCGTTATAACGCCGAGCGCGGTGAATGCGGGCCGGGTTCGGTCGAAGAACACGTGCGCAAACGGATTCACTGGATGGCCATGGGCAGCGCGCATGAATTTGAACGGATCCGTAAAGATGGCCGCGTCATCCAGATGCGAGGTAATCCCATTGAAGGCGGCGGCTTCGTCACCACCTTTGCCGATATTACCGCTTTCCGTGAAAATGAGGCCGTACTTGAAGCGCGGGTACAAGACCGCACCCAACAGCTGGCCGATGCACTTTCCGAGCAGCAACTCGCCCGTGAACAGGCTGACCGTGCCAACATGTCCAAGAGCCGTTTCATTGCAGCAGCCAGTCACGACCTGTTGCAGCCAATGCATGCAGCACGTCTGTTCAGTACCGCTTTAGAACAAAGCGTACAGTCGGATGAAGACCGTAAAACCCTGCAACAGCTGGACCGTGCCTTGCATGGTGCGGAAAGCATGCTGTCTGCCCTGCTGGACATTGCCCGTCTCGAAGGCGGTACCATCCAGCCGAAACGTCAGCCTTATCCCTTACATGACCTGTTAAGTGATCTGGAACTGCAATTTAAATCTATTGCCGCACAACGTGGCATTAAATTCAGCGTGCATGATGCACAGTTCTGGATCGACACCGATCCACAGTGGATTCGCCGGATTATTCAAAACTTTGTCAGCAATGCCCTGCGCTATACCGCTAAAGGCAAGGTTGTAGTTGGTGTACTTCGCTCTAGCGAAAAACCACGCCATATCCGGATTGGGGTTTGGGATACCGGCCCCGGGATTGCCGAAGAACAGCGCATTAAACTATTTCAGGAATTTGAACGCTGTGGCCATACTTCGCCTTGGGGCGAGCAAGGTCTTGGACTCGGCCTGGCGATTGTGCAGCGTATGACCAGCCTGCTGGACTACCCGGTACATGTCTATTCTGAATATGGCAAGGGCTCGTGTTTTATGATTGAAGTGCCAATCGTGGATGCACCTAAAGTCGTGGCAGCACCTGTACAGGCCACCCCACTGAAAAGCAAGGCCTACAAGATTCTATGCCTAGATAATGATGAAACCATTCTGGAAGGGATGACGACCTTACTGACCAAATGGGGTTATCAGGTCTTTAAAGCCACTGAACCCGAACAGGCCCTAGAGCTGATCCAGCAAGAAAATATTCAGGTCTGGCTGGTCGATCAGCACCTGAACAACAATAAAATTGGTCTGGATTTCATTTTGGCCAACCGTCAGGAACAGGTTCCTGTGGCATTGATTACCGCAGATTCCGATCCTGAACTGCCACAGCATTTGAAAGATCTCAATATTGTGCTGCTGAAAAAACCGTTAAAACCAGCATCGCTGCGTTCCTGGTTATCGGGCTTAAAAATTTCCGGTTCTTAA
- a CDS encoding response regulator: MNILIVDDHPLFRHALIQAVRYSLPQAQIQETAAVNEFYERLDNGPEPDLVLLDLNLPGASGFSALVHVRAQYPSIPIIVVSAHEEVSIIQRAIAHGAMGYIPKSAHPSHIGEAIRQVLEGEIWLPPNLPANMNFDPRAADETALAERIQSLTPQQFRVLMMVAEGLLNKQIAYELDVSEATIKAHVTAIFRKLNVQNRTQAVLAISALNIEEKKM, from the coding sequence ATGAATATTTTAATCGTTGATGATCATCCACTGTTTCGTCATGCCTTGATTCAAGCCGTTCGTTACAGCTTGCCGCAAGCGCAAATTCAGGAAACAGCTGCAGTAAATGAGTTTTATGAACGCTTAGATAATGGGCCGGAACCAGATTTGGTTTTACTGGATCTCAATTTGCCGGGAGCTTCGGGCTTTTCGGCTTTGGTGCATGTTCGTGCACAATACCCGTCCATTCCGATTATTGTGGTGTCTGCACATGAAGAAGTGTCAATTATTCAACGTGCCATAGCCCATGGTGCAATGGGTTATATTCCGAAATCTGCGCATCCAAGCCATATTGGTGAAGCGATCCGTCAGGTACTGGAAGGAGAAATCTGGTTACCGCCAAATTTACCTGCCAACATGAATTTTGACCCGCGTGCAGCGGATGAAACTGCACTGGCAGAACGTATTCAGTCACTTACACCGCAACAATTCCGTGTATTGATGATGGTGGCGGAAGGTTTGCTGAATAAACAGATTGCTTATGAGCTGGATGTTTCTGAAGCGACCATCAAGGCCCATGTCACGGCCATTTTCCGCAAACTGAATGTGCAAAACCGTACTCAGGCAGTATTGGCCATCAGTGCCCTGAATATTGAAGAAAAGAAAATGTAA